The proteins below are encoded in one region of Paenisporosarcina cavernae:
- a CDS encoding class I SAM-dependent methyltransferase, with the protein MSDHYYSKKPQVSSNPTSWRFQLRGHSFTFETDAGVFSKNEVDFGSRVLIESFQEPLLSGDFLDVGCGYGPIGLSLAKSFPDRTIEMVDVNERAIDLSKKNAQHNGIQNVRIYESDGLEKVAGEFAAILTNPPIRAGKETIFRIYEGAARSLKEQGELWVVIQKKQGAPSSLEKLKQLFSDAEVVDKERGYWIIRAVK; encoded by the coding sequence GTGTCGGATCATTATTATTCAAAAAAACCTCAAGTTTCTAGCAACCCTACATCTTGGCGATTTCAACTTAGAGGTCATTCATTTACGTTTGAAACAGATGCTGGTGTTTTCAGTAAAAACGAAGTAGATTTTGGCTCCCGTGTCCTAATCGAATCTTTTCAAGAGCCGCTCCTGTCTGGTGATTTTTTGGATGTGGGATGTGGTTACGGTCCAATTGGTTTATCGTTAGCAAAATCATTTCCTGATCGAACGATTGAAATGGTGGATGTGAATGAACGTGCAATTGATTTGTCGAAAAAGAATGCGCAGCATAACGGGATACAAAATGTACGTATCTATGAGAGTGATGGATTAGAAAAAGTGGCTGGTGAGTTTGCTGCAATTCTAACGAATCCGCCTATCCGTGCTGGGAAAGAAACCATTTTCCGAATATACGAAGGTGCAGCTCGTAGTTTGAAAGAGCAAGGGGAATTATGGGTGGTTATACAAAAGAAACAAGGGGCACCATCTAGCTTAGAAAAGTTAAAACAATTATTTTCTGATGCAGAGGTAGTCGATAAGGAACGAGGATATTGGATTATTCGCGCTGTGAAATAA
- the rplA gene encoding 50S ribosomal protein L1: protein MANKGKKLQDAAKLVDRSKLYSVAEAVELAKKTSSVNFDATVEVAFRLGIDTRKNDQQIRGAVVLPNGTGKTQRVLVFAKGEKVKEAEAAGADFVGDAEYINKIQQGWFDFDVIVATPDMMGEVGKIGRVLGPKGLMPNPKTGTVTFDVTKAIEEIKAGKVEYRADKTGIIHAPIGKVSFDEKKLEENFLAVFDVVQKAKPSSAKGTYMKSVNVTTTMGPSIKIDASSVKVNN from the coding sequence ATGGCTAACAAAGGTAAAAAGTTGCAAGATGCAGCTAAATTAGTAGATCGTTCAAAATTATACTCTGTTGCTGAAGCTGTTGAGCTAGCGAAAAAAACTAGCTCAGTAAACTTTGATGCAACTGTTGAGGTGGCATTCCGTCTTGGAATCGACACTCGTAAAAACGACCAGCAAATTCGTGGAGCAGTAGTGCTTCCAAACGGAACTGGTAAAACTCAACGCGTTTTAGTATTTGCTAAAGGCGAAAAAGTGAAAGAAGCAGAAGCAGCGGGAGCAGATTTCGTTGGGGATGCTGAATACATCAACAAAATCCAACAAGGATGGTTCGACTTCGATGTTATCGTAGCGACTCCTGACATGATGGGTGAAGTTGGTAAAATCGGTCGTGTTTTAGGACCAAAAGGTTTGATGCCTAACCCTAAAACAGGTACAGTTACATTTGATGTAACAAAAGCGATTGAAGAAATCAAAGCTGGTAAAGTGGAATACCGTGCAGACAAAACTGGTATCATCCATGCGCCAATCGGGAAAGTTTCTTTCGATGAAAAGAAATTGGAAGAAAACTTCTTAGCAGTATTTGATGTTGTTCAAAAAGCGAAGCCATCTTCTGCTAAAGGAACATACATGAAATCTGTAAACGTTACGACTACAATGGGACCATCAATCAAAATTGATGCTTCTTCTGTAAAAGTTAACAACTAA
- the rplK gene encoding 50S ribosomal protein L11, with protein MAKKVIKMVKLQIPAGKANPAPPVGPALGQAGVNIMGFCKEFNARTADQAGLIIPVEISVFEDRSFTFITKTPPAAVLLKVAAGIQSGSGEPNRNKVATVKRDKVREIAEQKMPDLNAASVEAAMLMVEGTARSMGIVIED; from the coding sequence GTGGCTAAAAAAGTTATCAAAATGGTAAAGTTACAAATTCCTGCTGGTAAAGCAAACCCAGCGCCACCGGTTGGTCCTGCATTAGGTCAAGCAGGTGTAAACATCATGGGATTCTGTAAGGAGTTCAACGCTCGTACAGCAGATCAAGCTGGTCTAATTATTCCGGTTGAAATTTCTGTATTTGAAGACCGTTCATTTACTTTCATTACTAAAACTCCACCGGCTGCAGTATTGCTTAAAGTGGCGGCTGGCATTCAGTCGGGTTCTGGTGAACCAAACCGCAACAAAGTAGCAACGGTGAAACGTGATAAAGTTCGCGAAATCGCTGAACAAAAAATGCCTGACCTTAACGCTGCTTCAGTTGAAGCTGCTATGTTAATGGTTGAAGGTACTGCACGCAGCATGGGTATTGTCATCGAAGACTAA
- the rpmG gene encoding 50S ribosomal protein L33 — protein MTKKVVLCCEKCGSRNYTVPVSNQAQAVRLERKKFCSHCQTHTLHKQSI, from the coding sequence ATGACAAAAAAAGTCGTACTGTGCTGCGAGAAATGCGGTTCTAGAAATTACACCGTACCAGTTTCTAATCAGGCGCAAGCTGTAAGGTTAGAACGCAAAAAGTTTTGTTCCCATTGCCAAACACACACGCTTCATAAACAATCAATTTGA
- the rplJ gene encoding 50S ribosomal protein L10: MSKVIEAKQTLVNEITDKFKGAATAVVVDYRGLNVTQVTELRKQLREAGVEFKVYKNTLTRRAAEAAGLEGLNENLTGPNAIAFSSEDVVAPAKILNDFAKKNEQLEIKAGVIEGTLASAQDIKALAELPSREGLLSMLLSVLQAPMRNFALATKAVAEQKEEQGA; the protein is encoded by the coding sequence ATGAGCAAAGTAATCGAAGCAAAACAAACTCTAGTAAACGAAATTACTGACAAGTTCAAAGGCGCGGCGACAGCTGTAGTAGTTGACTACCGTGGACTTAACGTTACACAAGTAACAGAACTTCGTAAACAACTTCGTGAAGCTGGCGTTGAATTCAAAGTTTACAAAAATACATTGACTCGTCGTGCTGCAGAAGCTGCTGGACTTGAAGGGTTAAATGAAAATTTAACTGGTCCAAACGCAATCGCATTTTCTTCGGAAGATGTAGTAGCTCCAGCGAAAATCTTAAACGATTTCGCGAAAAAGAACGAGCAATTAGAAATCAAAGCTGGTGTTATTGAAGGAACTCTCGCTTCAGCACAAGATATTAAAGCTCTTGCGGAACTACCGTCTCGCGAAGGTTTACTTTCTATGCTACTCAGCGTACTTCAAGCTCCAATGCGCAACTTTGCACTTGCTACAAAAGCAGTTGCAGAACAAAAAGAAGAACAAGGCGCTTAA
- the nusG gene encoding transcription termination/antitermination protein NusG yields MEKNWYVVHTYSGYENKVKANLEKRVETMGMQDKIFRVIIPEEQETDFKDGKKRTVMRKTFPGYVLVELIMTDDSWYVVRNTPGVTGFIGSSGGGAKPTPLLPEEVEFILKQMGVTERKAEIDFTVGELVEVLEGPFAGFQGKVEEIDGAKEKLKVSVDMFGRETKMELDFDQVTKI; encoded by the coding sequence ATGGAAAAGAATTGGTATGTAGTGCACACGTATTCTGGATATGAAAACAAAGTGAAAGCAAACTTAGAAAAACGTGTTGAAACGATGGGCATGCAAGATAAAATCTTCCGTGTCATCATTCCAGAAGAGCAAGAAACAGATTTTAAAGATGGCAAAAAAAGAACGGTTATGCGTAAAACATTCCCAGGTTATGTCCTTGTCGAGTTAATCATGACAGACGATTCGTGGTATGTAGTGCGTAACACGCCAGGTGTTACAGGGTTTATCGGATCTTCAGGTGGGGGAGCAAAACCAACTCCTTTATTACCAGAAGAAGTCGAGTTTATCTTGAAGCAAATGGGTGTGACAGAACGTAAAGCAGAAATTGACTTTACGGTTGGTGAACTAGTGGAAGTATTAGAAGGGCCATTTGCAGGTTTCCAAGGAAAAGTGGAAGAAATCGATGGTGCGAAAGAGAAATTAAAAGTTTCTGTCGACATGTTTGGCCGTGAAACGAAAATGGAACTTGACTTCGATCAAGTAACAAAAATTTAA
- the rplL gene encoding 50S ribosomal protein L7/L12: protein MNNEQILEAIKGMTVLELNDLVKAIEEEFGVTAAAPMAMAAAGGAAAAEEQTEFDVILASAGQEKIKVIKAVREITGLGLKEAKEVVDNAPKALKEGVSKEEAEAMKTQLEEVGASVEVK, encoded by the coding sequence ATGAATAACGAACAAATCTTAGAAGCAATCAAAGGTATGACTGTTCTTGAATTAAACGACTTAGTAAAAGCAATCGAAGAAGAATTTGGCGTAACTGCTGCTGCACCAATGGCAATGGCTGCTGCTGGCGGAGCTGCTGCTGCTGAAGAGCAAACTGAATTTGACGTAATCCTTGCTTCAGCTGGTCAAGAAAAAATCAAAGTTATCAAAGCAGTTCGTGAAATCACTGGTCTTGGCTTGAAAGAAGCGAAAGAAGTAGTAGATAACGCTCCTAAAGCTCTTAAAGAAGGCGTTTCTAAAGAAGAAGCAGAAGCTATGAAAACTCAATTAGAAGAAGTTGGCGCTTCAGTAGAAGTTAAATAA
- the secE gene encoding preprotein translocase subunit SecE — MSKITSFFGKVVSEMRKVSWPKRKELTRYTVIVLSTVVFMALFFTVIDLGISEAFRWFLSL, encoded by the coding sequence ATGTCAAAGATTACTTCTTTCTTCGGTAAGGTTGTCTCTGAAATGAGAAAAGTTAGTTGGCCAAAGCGCAAAGAACTAACGAGATATACCGTCATTGTATTATCAACTGTTGTATTTATGGCTTTGTTCTTTACAGTAATCGATCTTGGGATTTCAGAAGCATTTCGTTGGTTCTTATCCCTGTAA